A genomic window from Blastocatellia bacterium includes:
- a CDS encoding PIN domain-containing protein has product MRFDISLIRFVFFAALVSAGYYLKPIDGKAWLSAAVGGALAVLIIFFETRIRKASLKTLIGAAVGSVLGILAATLIAWIISAQQAEMLSPAFKSFLTLTLTLLTGYVGLMVGAVKGDYLDLSALGGIFVEKGSSKAHSLILDTSVIIDGRVADIAETGFLAGTLVIPQFVLRELQQIADSADSIKRNRGRRGLDILQRLQKKKGSYEIVISEADFPDVREVDHKLIELAKQIEGKIVTNDFNLNKVAQLRGVAVLNINELANALKPVVLPGEIMRVFVLKEGKEYNQGVAYLDDGTMVVVDNARRMIGKNIDVSVTSVLQTTAGKMIFGRFNDDGRPAPAPRHTSTATQ; this is encoded by the coding sequence ATGCGCTTCGATATTAGTCTCATTCGTTTCGTCTTTTTCGCGGCGCTCGTGAGTGCAGGATACTATCTCAAGCCCATAGACGGTAAGGCATGGCTTTCGGCGGCGGTCGGTGGTGCGCTTGCGGTATTGATTATCTTCTTTGAAACCCGCATCCGCAAAGCGTCGCTGAAGACCTTGATTGGCGCGGCGGTCGGCTCGGTGCTCGGCATCCTTGCCGCCACCTTGATCGCCTGGATCATCTCGGCGCAGCAGGCCGAAATGCTCTCGCCGGCCTTCAAATCTTTTCTCACACTCACGCTGACGCTCCTCACAGGTTATGTAGGATTAATGGTAGGCGCAGTCAAAGGAGATTATCTCGATCTTTCCGCGCTCGGAGGCATTTTCGTAGAGAAGGGCAGCAGCAAAGCCCATTCATTAATACTCGACACCTCGGTCATCATCGATGGCCGTGTGGCCGACATTGCCGAAACCGGCTTTCTGGCCGGCACCCTGGTCATCCCGCAATTCGTCCTGCGCGAGCTGCAACAGATCGCCGATAGCGCCGACTCGATCAAGCGCAATCGCGGGCGGCGCGGCCTCGACATCCTGCAACGCCTGCAAAAGAAAAAAGGCAGCTACGAGATTGTCATCAGCGAAGCCGACTTCCCCGACGTCCGCGAAGTCGATCATAAGCTGATCGAGCTGGCCAAGCAGATCGAAGGCAAGATCGTCACCAACGATTTCAACCTCAACAAGGTGGCGCAACTGCGCGGCGTCGCGGTGCTCAACATCAACGAGCTGGCCAATGCGCTCAAGCCGGTGGTGCTACCGGGCGAGATCATGCGCGTCTTTGTGCTCAAGGAAGGCAAGGAGTACAACCAGGGCGTCGCCTACCTCGACGACGGCACCATGGTGGTGGTCGATAACGCGCGGCGCATGATCGGCAAGAACATCGATGTCTCGGTGACGAGCGTCTTGCAGACGACGGCGGGCAAGATGATCTTTGGCCGTTTCAACGACGACGGGCGACCGGCGCCCGCCCCGCGCCATACCTCGACGGCGACGCAGTGA
- the radA gene encoding DNA repair protein RadA — MAKLKGPRVVYVCQQCGAQQPRWLGKCPDCGEWNSLVEEKPASASPESSPRGGLFRMRAVTPLAYQEIESQDDARQSSGINEFDRVLGGGIVPGSLVLIGGDPGIGKSTLLLEVSDKLSQAYGKVLYISGEESERQIKLRGERLGINPRGLYLLAETNLERIFAEIDALDPQAIVVDSVQTVFSSKLESAPGSVSQVREVAGQFLMLAKNRTLPVFLIGHVTKEGMIAGPKALEHIVDTVLYFEGERHHNHRIIRAVKNRFGAANEIGVFEMTGRGLVPVTNPSGLFLSERPVGVSGSVVTACMEGTRPMLVEIQALVTSNKYGTARRMTQGVDSQRVALLMAMMEKRIGMHVLADDVFVNVAGGMAIDEPAADLGIVAAIASSFRNVPIEERSAVFGEVGLAGEVRATSQAAVRVREAYAMGFRRCVIPQGNLTGLEYDDAIEVIGVRDVGDALEALF, encoded by the coding sequence ATGGCAAAGCTGAAAGGCCCGCGAGTCGTCTATGTCTGTCAGCAGTGTGGCGCGCAACAGCCGCGCTGGCTCGGCAAGTGCCCCGATTGCGGCGAATGGAACTCGCTCGTCGAAGAAAAGCCGGCGTCGGCAAGCCCCGAATCGTCGCCGCGCGGCGGCCTCTTTCGCATGCGCGCCGTGACGCCGCTCGCTTATCAAGAGATCGAGAGTCAGGACGACGCGCGCCAATCGTCGGGCATCAACGAGTTCGACCGCGTCTTAGGCGGCGGCATCGTCCCCGGCTCACTGGTGCTGATCGGCGGCGATCCCGGCATCGGCAAATCCACCCTGCTGCTCGAAGTCTCGGACAAGCTCTCGCAGGCTTATGGCAAGGTGCTTTATATTTCCGGCGAAGAGAGCGAGCGGCAGATCAAGTTGCGCGGCGAGCGCCTGGGCATCAACCCGCGGGGGCTTTACCTGTTGGCGGAGACCAACCTTGAGCGCATCTTCGCAGAGATTGACGCGCTCGACCCGCAAGCCATCGTCGTTGATTCGGTGCAGACGGTCTTTTCGTCGAAGCTCGAAAGCGCGCCCGGCTCCGTTTCGCAGGTGCGCGAAGTCGCCGGGCAGTTTCTGATGCTCGCGAAGAACCGCACGCTGCCGGTCTTCTTGATCGGCCACGTCACCAAAGAAGGCATGATCGCCGGCCCCAAGGCGCTCGAACACATCGTCGACACGGTGCTCTACTTTGAAGGCGAGCGCCACCACAACCACCGCATCATTCGCGCCGTCAAGAATCGCTTCGGCGCGGCTAACGAAATCGGCGTGTTCGAGATGACCGGGCGCGGCCTGGTGCCGGTGACCAATCCTTCGGGGTTGTTCCTGAGCGAACGGCCCGTCGGCGTGTCGGGCTCGGTCGTCACCGCCTGCATGGAAGGGACGCGGCCGATGCTGGTCGAGATTCAGGCGCTGGTGACCTCGAACAAGTATGGCACGGCGCGGCGCATGACGCAGGGCGTCGATTCACAACGCGTCGCTTTGCTGATGGCGATGATGGAGAAGCGCATCGGCATGCATGTCCTGGCCGACGATGTCTTCGTGAACGTCGCCGGCGGCATGGCGATTGACGAGCCGGCGGCAGATTTAGGCATCGTCGCGGCGATTGCGTCGAGCTTTCGAAATGTGCCGATAGAGGAACGCTCGGCGGTCTTCGGCGAAGTCGGGCTGGCGGGCGAAGTGCGCGCGACGAGCCAGGCGGCGGTGCGCGTCCGCGAAGCCTATGCGATGGGCTTTCGCCGCTGTGTCATTCCGCAAGGCAACCTCACGGGGCTTGAATATGATGATGCGATTGAAGTGATCGGCGTGCGCGACGTGGGTGATGCGCTCGAAGCGCTGTTTTGA